One stretch of Oncorhynchus clarkii lewisi isolate Uvic-CL-2024 chromosome 1, UVic_Ocla_1.0, whole genome shotgun sequence DNA includes these proteins:
- the LOC139412137 gene encoding serine/threonine/tyrosine-interacting-like protein 1 codes for MGIVVSRVTNCRVEPSRKRRSALQPKNNTPYRKVNGTIKSSQCHTLTPVQRQTQGTCVCAYCCPVVCEPEVQEVLIPTFPERVSVQRGYITPQQVYNLLNAEAGHPALHDPNYILILDCRSAERYKQSHLVTARASVTVIHPDLGCLISCVQLQEFSIILLYAEEGHSPVGSLEARAASPFLQRCFFQLSDLGMDPVILLGGFTAFHTLYPFLCNSRMALLEPDRYALTIYPSEILEGELYQGSAAQASDYHILENLNITHVVNATAECPDAFPSTLSYLRLRLSDDAQQDLVDALPQAARFIAGALSSEVGGRVLVHCSMGRSRSSALTLAFLMQHQRWTLLHAIRWLKERRACTAPNVNFLRQLLTYEEQLFGRRLTSLDDIRL; via the exons ATGGGCATAGTGGTGTCCAG AGTGACTAACTGTCGTGTAGAACCATCCAGAAAACGCAGAAGCGCCTTGCAACCAAAAAACAACACCCCCTACAGGAAGGTCAATGGTACTATCAAATCATCCCAATGTCACACACTGACTCCAGTGCAGAGACAGACCCAAG gtacatgtgtgtgtgcatactgttGTCCAGTAGTGTGTGAGCCTGAGGTGCAGGAGGTGTTAATTCCTACCTTCCCAGAGAGGGTAAGTGTGCAGAGAGGCTACATCACCCCCCAGCAGGTATATAACCTGTTGAACGCAGAGGCTGGACATCCCGCTCTACATGATCCGAATTACATCCTCATCCTGGACTGTCGCAGTGCAGAGAG GTACAAGCAGAGTCATCTGGTTACAGCCAGGGCTAGTGTGACAGTGATCCACCCAGATCTGGGCTGTCTGATCAGCTGTGTGCAGCTCCAGGAGTTCTCTATCATATTGTTGTACGCTGAGGAGGGCCACAGCCCAG tgggcAGTTTGGAGGCCAGGGCAGCCTCCCCGTTCCTCCAGCGCTGCTTCTTCCAGCTCAGTGACCTGGGCATGGACCCTGTCATCCTCCTAGGGGGCTTCACCGCCTTCCACAccctctaccccttcctctgCAACTCCCGCATGGCTCTTCTAGAGCCCGACAGGTACGCCCTCACCATCTACCCCTCTGAGATCCTGGAGGGGGAGCTCTACCAGGGCTCAGCTGCTCAGGCCTCTGACTACCACATCCTTGAGAACCTTAACATCACCCATGTGGTCAACGCTACGGCTGAATGCCCTGATGCATTTCCCAGCACCCTCAGCTACCTGAGGCTGCGGCTGAGCGATGACGCCCAGCAGGACTTAGTGGACGCGCTGCCCCAGGCTGCGAGGTTCATCGCTGGAGCCCTGAGCAGCGAGGTTGGGGGTAGGGTGCTGGTGCACTGCAGCATGGGGCGGAGCCGTAGCTCAGCGCTAACGCTAGCCTTCCTAATGCAGCACCAGCGCTGGACACTGCTGCATGCCATCCGCtggctgaaggagaggagagcatgCACGGCGCCCAACGTGAACTTCCTGCGGCAGCTGTTGACCTACGAGGAGCAGCTGTTCGGACGAAGGCTTACCTCGCTGGACGATATCCGCCTGTGA
- the LOC139412147 gene encoding prolyl 4-hydroxylase subunit alpha-1-like: MSRMERQCWWYLLVLSCLFQTLSAHSDFYTSIGHMTDLLYTEKDLVTSLKNYITAEENKLKQVKQWAEKLDVLSAIAMQDPEGFLGNPVNAFKLMKRLNTEWGDLESLVLKDTKEGFISNLTLQRQHFPTDEDQTGAAKALLRLQDTYRLDTNTISTGDLPGVTHKSPMTVEDCFELGKIAYSEVDYYHTELWMEQALKQLDEGEESTVDKVTVLDYLSYAIYQQGDLGRALELTKRLLMLDPEHQRANGNLKYFEFQLINQRKAQAQEAQKAREEGKERRKRLTSDASKKKKRFREPVPERKMYEMLCRGEGIKLTPRRQRRLFCRYFDNHGHPKYLLSPVKQEDEWDRPYIVRYHDIISHGEIEKVKELAKPRLRRATISNPITGVLETAPYRISKSAWLTAYEHPMIDQINQRIEDLTGLEMDTAEELQVANYGVGGQYEPHFDFGRKDEPDAFKELGTGNRIATWLFYMSDVAAGGATVFPDVGAAVWPKKGTAVFWYNLFPSGEGDYSTRHAACPVLVGNKWVSNKWIHERGQEFRRPCGLNETA; this comes from the exons aTGTCCAGGATGGAGCGACAGTGTTGGTGGTATTTACTGGTGTTGAGCTGCCTGTTCCAGACTCTTTCAGCCCACAGTGACTTTTACACATCCATCG GTCACATGACAGATCTGTTGTACACAGAGAAAGACTTAGTCACTTCACTGAAGAATTATATCACGGCAGAGGAGAACAAGCTGAAGCAGGTTAAACA GTGGGCAGAGAAGCTGGATGTGTTATCAGCCATAGCCATGCAGGACCCCGAGGGCTTCCTGGGAAACCCAGTCAACGCCTTCAAACTGATGAAGAGGCTGAACACAGAATGGGGAGACCTGGAGAGCCTGGTGCTGAAGGACACCAAGGAAG gaTTCATCTCTAACCTGACCCTCCAGAGGCAACACTTCCCTACCGACGAGGACCAGACAGGTGCAGCCAAGGCACTGCTCAGACTGCAGGACACCTACAGACTGGACACCAACACCATCTCTACAGGAGACCTGCCAG GAGTGACGCACAAGAGCCCTATGACGGTGGAGGACTGCTTTGAGCTGGGGAAGATTGCCTACAGCGAGGTGGACTACTACCACACAGAGCTGTGGATGGAGCAGGCCCTGAAGCAGCTGGACGAAGGAGAGGAGTCCACCGTGGACAAGGTCACCGTGCTGGACTACCTCAGCTATGCTATTTACCAGCAGGGGGATCTAGGCAGGGCCCTGGAGCTCACCAAGAGGCTACTCATGCTGG ACCCGGAACACCAGCGTGCCAACGGCAACCTGAAGTACTTTGAGTTTCAACTGATAAATCAGAGGAAAGCCCAGGCCCAGGAGGCCCAGAAGGCCCGGGAGGAGGGCAAGGAGCGAAGGAAGAGACTGACGAGTGATGCCTCCAAGAAGAAGAAGCGCTTCAGGGAGCCTGTCCCAGAGAGGAAGATGTATGAGATGCTGTGTCGAGGGGAGGGCATCAAGCTG ACCCCCCGCAGACAGAGACGGCTTTTCTGCCGTTACTTTGACAACCACGGTCACCCCAAGTACCTCCTGAGCCCGGTGAAGCAGGAGGATGAGTGGGACCGGCCCTACATAGTCCGCTACCATGACATCATCTCTCACGGCGAGATCGAGAAGGTCAAAGAGCTGGCCAAGCCCAGA CTCCGCCGGGCCACCATCTCCAACCCCATCACTGGTGTGCTCGAGACTGCCCCCTACAGGATCAGCAAGAG TGCATGGCTGACAGCATATGAACACCCAATGATTGACCAGATAAACCAGCGGATTGAGGACCTCACAGGTCTGGAGATGGACACTGCGGAAGAGTTGcag GTTGCAAACTATGGTGTGGGTGGGCAGTATGAGCCCCACTTTGACTTTGGACGG AAAGATGAGCCTGATGCCTTCAAAGAGCTGGGCACTGGAAACCGCATAGCCACCTGGCTTTTCTAT ATGAGTGACGTGGCAGCAGGAGGTGCTACAGTATTCCCGGATGTGGGTGCTGCAGTATGGCCCAAAAAG GGGACTGCAGTGTTCTGGTACAACCTGTTTCCCAGTGGGGAGGGAGACTACAGTACAAGGCACGCAGCCTGCCCAGTATTGGTGGGCAACAAGTGGG TATCTAACAAATGGATCCATGAAAGAGGGCAGGAGTTCCGGCGACCCTGTGGCCTGAATGAGACTGCATGA